In Sorghum bicolor cultivar BTx623 chromosome 8, Sorghum_bicolor_NCBIv3, whole genome shotgun sequence, one genomic interval encodes:
- the LOC8074257 gene encoding uncharacterized protein LOC8074257, which yields MSTSQSTRAVWSYTYEKGLVDIMKEHANIPMYKKQNGWTRVGWRNITKQFNEKFPLAHFTQQQIQSKEKELKENYRIIQDARKNSGAGWNESLCMIIAKPEIWDEMIEENAKVSKFQKKSFPLYENLASLYAGSITTRDLNSTSTEHPPNKRVGPPVKRSHTEQSTQNTIAAFDTIGINFAINGTNPSPQSNGPEVQSAPSINLEDQEGVSGKIRKQSQMPAKIKEFIELRKIQIDDKKKQEDDYCVEKCIDVVDGMEDLTDEQKADANELFQSKMNRQIFMKTKNPNVRLIWLKKKISQNQ from the exons ATGTCAACATCCCAGAGTACAAGGGCTGTATGGAGCTATACATATGAAAAAGGACTTGTGGACATAATGAAAGAACATGCCAATATCCCTATGTACAAGAAACAAAATGGTTGGACAAGAGTGGGCTGGAGAAATATCACGAAACAATTCAATGAAAAGTTTCCTCTAGCCCATTTTACacaacaacaaatacaatcaaaGGAAAAGGAGTTAAAAGAGAATTACAGGATAATACAAGATGCTAGGAAAAATAGTGGTGCTGGTTGGAATGAGTCATTATGCATGATTATTGCCAAACCAGAGATTTGGGATGAAATGATTGAG GAGAATGCCAAAGTTAGTAAGTTCCAAAAGAAGTCATTTCCTCTATATGAAAACTTGGCATCATTGTATGCAG GAAGTATCACCACTAGAGATTTGAATTCTACATCGACTGAACATCCTCCTAACAAGAGAGTTGGACCTCCAGTGAAAAGAAGTCACACTGAACAAAGTACACAGAACACAATTGCCGCCTTTGATACCATTGGCATCAATTTTGCTATTAATGGTACAAATCCATCTCCTCAAAGCAATGGCCCAGAGGTGCAATCTGCACCGTCCATCAATCTAGAGGACCAAGAAGGTGTTAGTGGAAAAATACGCAAGCAAAGTCAAATGCCAGCTAAAATCAAGGAATTCATAGAGCTTAGAAAGATCCAGATAGATGACAAGAAGAAACAAGAAGATGATTATTGTGTGGAGAAGTGCATTGATGTTGTGGATGGCATGGAAGACCTAACTGATGAGCAGAAGGCAGATGCTAATGAGCTCTTCCAGTCTAAGATGAATCGACAAATATTTATGAAGACAAAAAATCCAAATGTTCGATTAATTTGGCTGAAGAAAAAAATTTCACAG
- the LOC8074258 gene encoding uncharacterized protein LOC8074258: MAAAATRGRGGPRRPFAPVVVSPPPPPQAENRLAREDAPSSFARREPRRFGACAAGKVARGPAVLGAGGKAVKKYGPGSSPAKKTPVAAKRAPGTAARRRLDSCTKKCSTPAVGAVAAYDAPRALASGAAEECGDEVRAKLSYPCSEADQERRGSEASASRKRAMTAVALEEAMAGLPEPGEGRVKYLVDTFERLLLLGGGGGGGDPTARSRGAARRRKDEGTATATVSLPATPRGAEEIDISYPSIASSSEVSFPVIPGVACILDASDRTRISRARGQRRQRPYNSTGSSDRAWSCSRKVTRVTTQQPFRLRTEQRGKAKEGNFLERLRNMQVEEERLRHPVAQGLPYTTDEPEIPAKPPTKEPTEPIDHVLHSAVRVVRRVKFDTQVAERNSFMEEVKLERERQQKVDEEIEIKQLRKEQVPRAHPMPDFSKPFVPKRSVKLPTIPREPRFHSRLMRRISKAQ, encoded by the exons ATGGCAGCTGCGGCGACGAGAGGCAGAGGAGGACCGCGGCGCCCGTTCGCGCCCGTGGtggtgtcgccgccgccgccgccgcaggcgGAGAATCGGCTGGCGCGGGAGGACGCGCCGTCCTCGTTCGCGCGGCGGGAGCCGAGGAGGTTCGGGGCGTGCGCCGCCGGGAAGGTCGCGCGGGGGCCCGCGGTTCTTGGCGCCGGCGGCAAGGCGGTCAAGAAGTACGGCCCTGGGTCGTCCCCGGCCAAGAAGACGCCGGTGGCGGCGAAGAGGGCGCCGGGGACGGCGGCCAGGAGGAGGCTTGATTCTTGCACCAAGAAGTGCTCGACTCCGGCGGTGGGCGCGGTGGCGGCGTACGACGCGCCGCGCGCGCTGGCGTCGGGCGCCGCCGAGGAGTGCGGCGACGAGGTGCGGGCCAAGCTCTCCTACCCCTGCAGCGAGGCGGACCAAGAACGGCGGGGCAGCGAGGCCTCCGCCTCGCGGAAGCGGGCGATGACGGCCGTGGCGTTGGAGGAGGCCATGGCGGGCCTCCCGGAGCCCGGCGAGGGCCGCGTCAAGTACCTGGTGGACACGTTCGAGCGGCTCCTCTTgctgggcggcggcggaggcggaggcgaccCCACGGCGCGGAGCAGAggcgcggcgaggaggaggaaggaCGAGGGAACCGCGACAGCGACGGTGTCGTTGCCAGCAACGCCGCGGGGTGCCGAGGAGATCGACATATCGTACCCCTCCATTGCCTCCTCGTCCGAGGTCTCCTTCCCGGTCATCCCCGGTGTCGCCTGCATCCTCGACGCCTCCGACCGCACCAG GATCAGCCGTGCACGAGGCCAACGGCGGCAGAGGCCATACAAT AGCACCGGATCGTCAGATAGGGCCTGGAGTTGCAGCAGGAAGGTGACAAGGGTGACCACTCAGCAGCCGTTCCGTCTCAGGACCGAG CAAAGAGGAAAAGCCAAGGAAGGAAATTTTCTTGAGAGGTTGAGGAATATGCAGGTTGAAGAGGAGAGGCTGCGCCATCCAGTCGCCCAAGGCCTACCCTACACAACTGATGAACCAGAG atcccAGCGAAACCTCCAACAAAGGAACCCACGGAACCGATCGATCACGTGCTGCACAGCGCTGTGCGTGTGGTCAGACGCGTCAAGTTTGATACCCAA GTCGCTGAGCGCAATAGCTTCATGGAGGAAGTGAAACTGGAGAGGGAAAGACAGCAGAAG GTGGATGAGGAGATTGAGATCAAGCAGCTAAGGAAGGAGCAGGTTCCAAGAGCACATCCAATGCCAGACTTCTCCAAGCCCTTCGTGCCAAAAAG GTCAGTGAAGCTTCCTACAATTCCCAGGGAGCCAAGATTTCACTCCAGGTTGATGAGGCGCATCTCAAAGGCGCAATGA